atttttaaggtatatttCTGACGTGGCAGATGATATGACAGAGtcggattttttttctttttaagaatgacagttgactgaaaaagaTGGCACCAAAAGTATTTCAGTCATATTTGGGATTTATGAGGTTTTGTGAGCGCAGCCACAAAAATCAGAGGATTTtgtgcccgtttttaaacattatgggATTTTGTGTACTTGCCCTCTAAAATCAGGGGTCATTGGTAATTATTAGCTCTTTTATACAGACAAcgcgaaaaaaaattaagtgtcAAGTGAATTGTGTTTTTCaaaaaaccattttttttctttgaccCTTTTCATACTCCTTTTATTGTTTTCTCTTATTAATTTTAGGTTTATAATATAGTTAATTCGATTTTGGCATAATAGAAGTTCTGTTCGGGTTTTCAAGTAATGATTTTTTTCTTGGGTAACTGTAAAATATTGTGAAATATATagcaaaatttataattttagctGATATACACACCGAAATTTTCTGATTTTATTGCTTGTGGTCTCCACATCAAAATGCCGCTTTGAGTTGTACTGCAAAAACAGACATAACAGGCTCAAATTACTTGGCGTATAATTGCAGTGGTGACAGAGCCTGAGGTTCCTGTGACGGCCGCCTGAATCTCAAGGTGTTTTACTGCGGTATCCTTCGCACTTCAGCAACAAGGAACAATAATTCATTTCACAAATGAGAACCCTGTAGCTTACTTTGTTCCAATCAAATGTCTTCAATGTATCATTCCTAAATCCTAATAGATTGGAGGGTGGACAGAGTCGCAGAAGTATACAAGGGACTAACCTTGCAACAGTAAGAGGAGCAAGGCAGGAACAGAATTACCAAAATCTTGACATTAATTTACTACTCAAAAGGAGACTAAAAGACAAAAAAGATTTTGGGGGCGATTGTTTGTTGGCTTCAAGATGGTCACAGAGGACTATACTTTTAGTTTAATTCCAGATTGGCGCTTACAAGCAGGCGCTTCTAACCGGCTCAATTACAAAACTTGAGCACGCTTTACTCCCCAGTATATCAGAGGactatatttttagtttaatccTTCGCTGAGGCCAGGTGGCATTCCTAAGCTTTGGGCAAGGTTGCTCATTCTTTCTTTCATTGCCTATGTAGACCAATACAACCAAGAATATTAATACAAGACAAAAACAACATAAAAGAAGTGCTTTGATGGCCGGTGAATGCGAAAGTCTACCTGAACGCTCTTTTGGTGTGCGTCCTTGTATGCCTCATTAACCAAAAGGGAGAGCTTCTGCAAATTAAAAGAGTTATCTCTAGTTAGAACACGTGAAATAAAAGTCCACGCATAAAGAAACCTCAAACAGAAGCAACCTTTGACCATCCAAGAAGTTAGCAACTAATCAAACTACACTACATTACTTTGTCCTTTTCGTTTTGTAGATAAAAGGGTTGTTATGCGTACAACACCGACATAAGAATAAAAGCAGCACATGGGCTTTGGGGAaggaaaaaaattgataaattcttGCCTCAACTTCTATATCCAATGTGTACCAATAGTCAGTAATCGATCATTCAGTGTTTCCTTACCAcatcattataaaatgaatgttTCACACTTGTTCTAATAAAAAAGAACAGAAAAAAATACACTGCATCAGGGATAGTTTTGGTACTTACTTCTGGACCTAATTCCATGGCAGCCTCAGTGATCTCTGTGCGTATAGGTTGTTGGTTTCCAGAAAGTGTCACCTAAAAAACCAAAATCGAATTAAGTTCCGCTGAATACAATAAAGAGATGCAATTAAGTTCTGAAACATTGGAATTTATATGCAATATTAGCAATTAAAGAAACTAATATGAGGAACCAGACGGTCAATATTGCAATGTATAAAAGAGACCAACAATTCCACCTTGCCCCACCCAGCCAAAGGTAGCTAGCAATGAATTATGAATTGAAGTATGTCACGTGCCCTGTTTTGCCTCAGCTTAAAATGTATCTTAATGTTAATACTTTTACAATTTAACCATTTAACCAGGTGAAAATTCATTAAGCTTTGAAGGTGTACCAGTCATTTACTATACTAATTACAAATATTGTTTCCTTCTCATGTACCAATTAAGCAATAAAATGAAGATACCCAACCATATTTTGGCGATTTCCTTTAGTTTCACATCAttcttctgttaatttgagCTACATATCAACGTCACAATAAGTTTTCATCTAGAAATTCATGAATCATAACAACACATCCCCTTTGAACATAATTTCACTCTCGTTTCTTCAGTAATGAGTCAGCCAAAAGGAACAAAAGTGTGCCCTCATTTTGCCACAAACGAACTGATAATGCCAAAAATACCATGTTCTACAATCCAACTCAGTCTATGGCTAGCTCAACCTGAAGCTTATTACGCGGTAGTATCTGGCCTCGACCGCATATCAGGATTCATTTATGTTTATAACCTGTTTGGCCTCTCCTCTCATTgtcaatttgttcttttttagGGGAAATCTAATATGGTATCAAAGTGCGAATCAGTAATGTCTGTTCCAACATATGACAGCCTCCTTGCTTGAAGGGGATGTTAAATGGTAGTATTCTGCATCGACCAAGTGTGAGGATTTAGTTGTGTTTATAAACCCGTTTGGTCTCCCCTTTCATAGCCAATTGGTTTTGAGATGAActtaaacaaaactaaaatcaaattttgGCATCAATTTAACCAACAAACCAAAAGTTGGCATTTCTGCTCTAAACACCAAACATGCTGCAAGCACAAGTAGACTTGCACAGAGCACGCAAACAGATGCTTAGACACATATAAGGGACCAAGAAACACACAGAGGAACCCATGAATGTATGTGCCTACTGCCTACGTATAAGCATGCACATACGCTCTCCAAAAAGTGCACAGAGAAAACAAAGGAAGTGTCATACCTTAATAAGCTCACCTTCGCAATAACCATCAAACTCTGCTCTGCAAGAAAAAAGACCAAGATGGGTCAAACTAAAGTTTATACACAGATAACAAACAATAAATTCAGATAAAAGTGAATTCTATAAGCCATACACAGCAAGTTCTTTTTGCACTTTAACTGCCTCAACTTGGACAACCATCTGTGCCTTCTTTACAGTCTCATATAAATTCTGCATGTTTCCGAAAATTCCTGCCTAAAAACAATTAGTAGAAGGTTATATTAATAAGAACCGTAGCCTCTTTTCATGTAAATAAGCATACACCAAAACAAAGGTGAAAAGTACAATTGTAGATTACACGAGTAGGGATTCTAAATAGAAGAAATATCAGCAGCACAACATCTTTCACCCTATGAAGTTTGTGTAGAAGTAAATTGATTCATTGAATAAGGGCCCATCTCTCTTCAACCTTTCTCGTTGTACCTGATGCAAACTTTGTTTTTCTAAGACCAGggactcttttttattttccataATAAAACTGTCTACATTCAAGTTTCAAAATATTCCTTATCAACAAAACTTTTTCCCAAAAGTCAAAAATGAAGATAAAGTGCAAACTTTTGCGTACTCGTCATTTTAATCATCATCACAGCATAGGCATGTTTATAGACGACACTGCACAATTACCATACAAGTTGTAATTCAGCACTAACTCAAAGGGATGTCCCAGCCAGTAGAAAATATAATTCTTAATTTTCAGTAGGCGATTGGAACAAAACTGTTATAAACTCCAGCACTAAACCAACTAGTACTCAAAATTTTTTGCACAACAGATTTATCTAAAGTGTTTGTAAGGCATGCCAGGGCTCAACCATGCTATAGCTGTACTCCAATATCTAATGGGTTTTTTGGCAATAACATGCATTTACCGCTTAAGAACAGATGAAGCAATGTAAACATGATGCaaattataatcatataaaaaaaacgTAAACTTAGATTTTCTGTTTATGAAGTTCACAACAAAAAAAGGAAGAATAACTGACCTTTGATTGGGCATCATCATTCTTTTCATTGTTATCCTTTTTTCCTCCAAATAGACCATGTACGCGGAGAGATCTACTGCTATGCCCAGATTTCTGGTGACCGGACCAAGACGCGAGCTGCTGACCTACTAGATTTGTATTTAAGCTTAAATACATGACAGTAAGGTACAACACAAAGTCACCACCATTTGAGCACCAAAACCTAGGAATAGACAGCTCAGCATCCTATAATACAGACATGAGACATGCATACATACGAAAACTCAATGCTAACTATTACTCTTTCACCAATAATGTTTTCTATCAACTAAACTTGACAAAGCAAGAGATTAATCACTCAAAACATACGATAGCAATAAGAATGGCGGATCCAAATAATTCCAATTAAAACATATGTAGCTGCATGCATCTCGATCATACTTCTTCGAAGAACTAGCAATAATAATCAGTCACTGATCTTGAAATTCTATTATCTCCTAACCGCACTTTCCAGTTTTCAGTTTTCACTTCAATGTACAAATTTAATAGCTACTCAAGAACCATAGTTTAGGAGCCCATAAAAACTTCCCATGATTAATTCGAGAAAGATACACTATAAACTCCTCCAACCtaccattttcatttttttctttactcGTATCGGCATTACTTTCTTACCCTTCTAATTGCATCATTGTAGCCTACCAACTATCTATTCCAGGAAAAATGATCTccaagtaataataataatcatgaTGTAGTTGCTTCCACACTTAAATTATACATTTAGATACGCATACAACATGTCAACAGCCCTTGTATAAAGTTCATTCCAACAAGTACACTGAAATTAAATATGCGTCACTctttaaaactgaaattaaataattacacTACTAATTACACACAAAAATCAAGCAATTGATAGTAATAAGTTCAGTAACCAGCCAAGATCGAGTTATAAGAGTGAGCAAGAAAAGATTACCTGAAGGAAATGAGGAACAGTTAGGTTTTCTCCGGCCAGGGAGTCCGTTAAGGTTAGATACTCGAACAGTAATTGCAGCGGTTGATGCCATTAATTGGGATTTGAGAAAACAAAAGGTTTCTCTGTGTGAACGCTGTTGAGAGGATAAAGTGAGGGAGGATTTTAAGTGTTTTCCTAAGGCGTAATTACAGTTTTCCCCCATgaagttttaattaatatacTAATTGATGCCTGTGTCCATAATTTTGTTACATCTCTACTGATGGGATGAGTTGGCTATCATTGTAAATTTTTTAGGCTAAACCCATTTAGAAGCCCttatactatatcatttttgttcaaaaagtctctgtactatttttttattcttcaggtccctctacttacataatttttgattttcaggtccttttttagttttttccagtccctttatttacaattttttggTTCCTCTAGTCCctaaaaaggacctgaaaattggaattttgccaagtacaaggttttgaagaacaaaaaaatagtataaggactttttaaacaaaaataatataatataagggtctctagatgggtttagccatttttttattttatttttttcaaaccaGAATTCATAGATGAAAATTAAGATATAATAGTGGAATCATATaataatgtttatatatacaaatCTTTCAATTTGCAATATAATAAACTGTATGAGACAATTAAAactgtaaataaaaatttaattagaaaaatattgaGATCCGTGTATTACTAAAGCTATCATTTTGACTCGCAACGATGAACAAGTTTCGTCGGATTGAGGTATTTGATTTAACACATTTgattgttttgtagtgtttagTAATTCAATCGGGCAATTAGTCATATGGTTCGGgtgtattaaattttatagcTCCATATAAAACCATATAAAGTTTCTACATGAGCTGGTGCTATCCGAGAACAATTAGCCGATCTAGATTTACGAATTATTAAGGATTATATTCATTAGTAGAATGGAAAGAATTAGGGGAAGAAAACATCAACTAAAGTTGCTTTTGAACGAGACCTACCGGCTTAGGAGCAGTTGTTACTAAAATGGGTGTTTCGGAACGGGGTTCTGATCTCTAAATGGCTCTGGATCTGTCTCTACTTCTTGAGggaattcaaaaaataaaagaattataaatcatTTTACTGAATTGAATTTTCGAcagtaatttgatttaaaacattttaaatctaGAATAAGTAATTAGATCAAATttcattagttttttttattattttaattagatatGTTTTGGTAAATATaattcattaataaaaataaaaaacaaaaattatctttttaaatattGGTCCGATCATCGGAAATTTAGTATAAATCAATCCAATTAGTTCaaccatcaattttatttttaaataatatgaattttttttaggaaGAAATAGTAGGATTTAGttgtattaatttccaaattttttagaaaaaagtaaattaaagaTAAGGGACTATGCAAAGATGCTCCATCAAGCataaaatttgatttgtttacCAAAACACGAGCAGCCATATTTATTAACATCTTCAAAAAACTACGGAATTATCAAAACTGCGaaaataagtttaataattttaaataacattCCCCACGTACGAATGATCATTAGTCGCATGAAAAGCTTCAactaaaaataagaaatcatATCGAAAAATGATATTATGGTCCATGTGTTCTTTCAATCAAACGAGAGCTTTTTGAAACGCATGGCGAGTTTTGGCTAAAACAGGTTCAAAAGTATACCAGCATGAGTGCCGATAATGCTGCTATTGTGATCACAAACAACacaatcaaaatatactgatCTTATCAACACTTTTTTAAATCGTTTTATCAGTGTTACACTTCAGCTTTTCGGCCCGAAAAAGGCACCCATAAAATCGGATATTGTATATCAAAACATGTAGGCTTCCTCTTTTACTATTTATTATCCATATCTTGAAATTTTTATGATTCAACATATACAATATCCGATTTTATGGAATagctattttttagtttttgagagtAGTATTTATTCCACAAAATAACGGAATAGCAATTACATGGAATATCTATTCTATGAACTAAAGTAAAGAATTATTATTCTATACGGAATAGTTATTTCATTCtgcacctattccatgaaccaaacatgaccTTAGAGTTTGAGTCAAAATCACCCTATTTAACAATTACTAAGTTATTGCAGCTTGCAAGTTTCATAAACAAAATTGAGAATCAAACAACTCCACTCCAGCACTAATTTGACCACACACTACATCTCTTTagtcaataaataaattaaaaccaatCCTTCTCAAATAACAGAATTCCCAAAGTTCAGAAAACTTTGATTGCCATTTTGCGCCACATAACATTCAAATTACAAGAGATAACATTAGACCGTCCAATCTTGTTGCTTTGTCAAAGATATCATtaacattaaaatatttaaaaataaatctatacATCAGAATTAATGacaataaattttgaaaattgaggtagatattttatatgaaaaaaatagattttggAAATTAGAGTTTCTGAAcatgaaaatgaaataaaatgtcGAAACATAAAACATGAACATTGGAAATAATTATGGAATGAAGTgtgttattttttgttaattaaatgaAGTAAGAGGGGTTATCTACAAAGTTTTACTTCCTCTAAAACAGAACTGCTCTCTTAGTTTTGTAAATTAGATTGAGAAGATTAAGACATTTTATTTAAAGGCTAATTTAGGGTTTTTGATCCAAATTATGAAGAGAAAAAATAATATCGCACTCGATTGTCAAAATCAAGCAACTTCCCTAGTACTACAGAG
This region of Mercurialis annua linkage group LG1-X, ddMerAnnu1.2, whole genome shotgun sequence genomic DNA includes:
- the LOC126665266 gene encoding nucleoid-associated protein At4g30620, chloroplastic-like isoform X1: MASTAAITVRVSNLNGLPGRRKPNCSSFPSVGQQLASWSGHQKSGHSSRSLRVHGLFGGKKDNNEKNDDAQSKAGIFGNMQNLYETVKKAQMVVQVEAVKVQKELAVAEFDGYCEGELIKVTLSGNQQPIRTEITEAAMELGPEKLSLLVNEAYKDAHQKSVQAMKERMSNLAQSLGMPPGLSEGLN
- the LOC126665266 gene encoding nucleoid-associated protein At4g30620, chloroplastic-like isoform X2, which codes for MASTAAITVRVSNLNGLPGRRKPNCSSFPSGQQLASWSGHQKSGHSSRSLRVHGLFGGKKDNNEKNDDAQSKAGIFGNMQNLYETVKKAQMVVQVEAVKVQKELAVAEFDGYCEGELIKVTLSGNQQPIRTEITEAAMELGPEKLSLLVNEAYKDAHQKSVQAMKERMSNLAQSLGMPPGLSEGLN